The nucleotide sequence CCCGAGTTAGGAATGGCACAGTGAAATCCCTCAGCGCAACCCATTCTTCAGCCCCGTCCGTTATTACAAGGGGTAGATTCTGACGCAGATACTTCTGAAGAACAACTTTTGGATCCACTTTCTGCACAGATTCCACGGTTGGGTATTTCTGGCACACCTTTACCAATGAAATAGAGAGCCACTCAACCTTTCAAACTAAAACTACAATAACTTAAAACATGTAATTTCTCTTGCCACTGTAGAGAAGAACCACAATTCTTTACAATGTGTATTTCCCCCCAAATTCCCTCTTGAAGAATAAGCCCCAGCACATTTTGAATCCCAGATGCTAAGTGCTGCCCACGCAAGCACAGTTCAATTATAATCTTAGACTGGCAGGCTAGTCCTGAACAACATTGGCCCTAGAAAATCATCAGTAATCATTTAGTTCAAATCTGGCAAGATATTTATCATCCttgttggagaaaacccaggctgaTTATAGTCATGCAAAGTCCCTTTGTCCAAGGTAAACTAACTCAAAAAAGGCATTAGAATACAATTTCCAATCCCAATAAAGCAGTAACCAAAGTAGGGAATGCATAACAAAGCTCGGGATATTTATGGGTTGATCAATTAGTAAAAGATCTACTATCAGTAAAACTATCTTTCCCAAAActcacttatttttatttttaccatgaaaatgaaatgaagaaaatcaACATTTGAATGCTGCCACGTTGATGACCAGTAGAAAAGGTGCACGTTAGTCAATGGGCTTATTTGTTTCAAACATTATACCCACACAACGTGGACACTCCAAAACGAGCATGAATCGTTGTAGTTGCAGAGACCATGAAGGATAGTTATTGAACCCCATAGTTATTCAATCCCATCCCTTAATAGTTAACCTGAACAGGGAATTTGAGTTCCCAAGAGTTTCATGTAGAAATAAGATTTTACCTCTCTCAGTGAAGGTTCCACCCCACTTCAGAAACATCACAAGATAACATTTGATAAGCTTTTGTCACAATGGTTCCACACTCACATTGATGCAGTCAGTCAGCTGTAAGGACTCGAGGCCTCTCACAAAATAATAGGGGTTCCTGATCAGGCAGTCTGTGTTGGAGTACAACGTCCAATcccaataaggcagcaactaaaAGGTAAGTAAGTGttcaagaccataagacataggagcagaattcagccattcagcccatagtgtcaactccaatcatggctgatctctttccctctcaaccccatactcctctgtaacctttgatgtcctTCCTTGTCATGAACCTATCaagctctgccttaaaataaccaaagtcttggcctctgtagcaatgatttccacagattcaccaccatctggctacagaaattcctactcatctccattttgaaggtacatcattttattctgaggcagttcCTTCTGGTTCTACTCTCCCATTACTagaaacatccttcccacatccactcaatcgaGGCCTTTCATTAGGTCGTTTTTGAATGAgattctctcccactcccccccccccccccccccatttaaatTCTGCTGAGCCCAATAAAATAAACGTTTCCATCATTCAAACTATAACATTAGGTTAAGTGAAATTTCCAAAGAGAAATAGACCACTCTAGGGAGAAAAAACAATTTTGTTACAGGGCTTGAGCACAATACTAAAATGTACTCAAGGCTTTGGTTCATGAAGCCAAAATATCAATAGCACTGGCCTGGAAACAAGGTGCCCCAGAGGCTCAGTAATCTAAGGACGCCAGTAGCAACTTTGGATAAGAACTTGAACACATCACAAGCCCAGATagcatttgtaatttttttttttttttttttttttttaagtgagcaTCGCTGATTGCGAGTGTATAATTATTGTATTGGCATTAAAATCCTCTTTCACTCATGTCCTTGCCCGTTttagccaacatgccattctggATGTAGTAACATTCTGGTTAAATTACTAAACGAATAATATCGAGGCCTGGGCAAAATACAcggcgctggagaaactcagcaggtcctgCAGTGAATCGAGAAGCCTGGACAAATGAAACAACGTGCATGGTCGAAACACATCAGTGCAGCGCAGAAATTTTAATTGACTAATTGGAATTGTCGTTGATCCACAAGGAAACGATTGGATAGATCACTGTGAACAAAACAGCATTTGGTTCACAATGTCTCTGGGTGAAAGGACGGGCCATGGGTAGGGAACAGGCAGCAGCAGTGAGCTGTAAGAAATGTCCCAGCAATGCACTCCAGACTGGAACAGTAAACAATtatccagcctgaagaaggctcccaacccgaaatgtcacctgtccatgttctccagagatgctgcctgaaccgctgtgttaccccagcactttaatTGTTGATGGTCCATTAATGGTTCCCCCGCGCCTGAAATGCCAGCATTGGAAACTCTCAGCAGCCGGGGGGCGATGGGGTTTGTTCGGGACGGGACGGTGGGTGGGGGCGGTTCAGGTCCGCGGACACCCACCTGGATGAGCAGGGCGCGGCCGCAGAAGCTGAGGAAGCGGGCGGCGGGGCCGGCGCGGAGTAGGCCGCCtggcaggagcagcagcagcagcagcagcagcagcagcagggcgcCGGCGGCCAGCGCCGACCGAGGGCCGGGGGAGCGGCTAGGCCCGCGGCGCAGCAGCGGCTCCAGCGCCCGGAGCCGGGCCGAGGATGAAGCCGGCAATCGCCGCTCCCGCCGCAGCCGCTCGAACTCGCCGTCGAAGTAGGCGAGCCTGCGGGCGAAGGGCAGCGAGCGAAGCTCCGAAACCGGCTCGGAGCCTCGCCCCCACCGGCTCACCATCGCCGACTCCCCTCGGTGCCAGCAATGATCTTAGAGCTTTGGGTGCCAGGAGCTGCGCCGCTCAGCCCCGCCCACTTCAGAACAGCCCCGCCCACTTCGGCTCAACCCCGCCCACTTCAGAACAGCCCCGCCCACTTCAGATCAGCCCCGCCCACTTCGGCTCAACCCCGCCCACTTCAGAACAGCCCCGCCCACTTCAGCTCAGCCCACCTGGGAACAAATGCagagcccaaagatcctatagcagctctgctatagattcaagattcaagagaatcagtgtacagtacagagacaacgaaatgcatttagcatctcccttgaagagcgacatagcaaacgatttgaataaaaaataaataataagtgtcgggggggggggggggggggtgatgggcagtcaccgaggtacgttgtttagtagagtgacagccgccggaaagaagctgttcctcgacctgctggttcggcaacggagagacctgtagcgcctcccggatggtaggagggtaaacagtccatggttggggtgagagcagtccttggcgatgctgagctccAGGATCTGGCAGAGACCGCCCGCCGCCAGTCCTGCAACAACTTGTTTGAGAAGGAAAGGTCCCGaccaaagataccagaggagcTATAATCTTTGTGCTCCCGACCTCTTTCACAGGAAGGTCAACATTAAGTTGCAGGTACATTATCAGCACCCCGTTATCGCTTTATACCTTTGGTTGCTTACACAAAAAGTCACTTTGAATAAAAGTCCATCCCCGTacctccttcagcactttgtcaaATATTGTTCTTAAAGGTCTTATAAAATATctatttttaatattgttttacTGTTGTTAAAGGTGCAAAATTGTTAAACTTGTTAAAATTCCACACTCTTCTTAGAAGCTAAATGGTAAAAACAAGTCTTGCATTCATTGAACACTTTTAACCATGTCTGGGCATCTTATCCTAACCTGATGAACCACAGTTTACAGGTGTGAGAACTACATGAAACAACTCTCAGGGCAATTATAGATGATTCAGATTTTGCAGCCAAATAGCGATCCAACTAAATCTACAAGTTTGAAGACAACACCACTGTAGTTGGCCGGATATCTTGTTGGTGGGGGcgctgccagcagcgtgttagtcatttctactttttttgttttttttagtatgtccaaatgtttgttttaatgtctctgggTGTGtcttgtgagggggggggggaggcaaggggggaaccgcttctggttgcctcctccacagagaggcgactttttccatgtcgcctcccttgcGGCCCAACAACAAGgatcgggcccggagcttcagcagcgggcgcagcgtgaacGTTTCATCGCgtagcgggcgagccctcgccgggggtcgccagaagggagtgctccaatcgctggcccGCCGACTGttccatcctgaagccgcggtctgcggaaactgggatccctcgctggggaccccggaggagaagagctccgaccgccggcccgcggcctacaacatcttgaagccgcggtctgtggtgcttctagCTGCGGGGACTTAGATCtttgaccgctggcctgcggcctacatcatcttgaagccgcgATCTCTGGTAGGGAAGCAGCGATTCGAGAGGGCCTGTATATCTGGCCGCCggcagcggtgactgcggaggtttgtggtcccgaccatggggaaaaatggaggactgactgaacaccacagtgatgaatgctgtggtggatgttttgtgttaaatttctattgtgtattgtgtgttcttttttattgtaccactgctggcaagttcatttcactgcacttcattctgtatgtgacgaataaatctaaCTATTGACTATCGAATAATGACAAGACGGAGTACAGGATGGAGATTCAGAACCATGTAACATGAGACAACCTCTCCCTCACTGTCAGCAAGACACAGGAGATAgtgatggtggttgacttcaggaagcaaagcagtacacaccAGTATACATTGATGGCGGCAAGATAGAGATGGTCGAAGGCTataagttcttaggaataaatactgctagcaatttgtcctggactagccacaTTCAAAGcaatgatcaagaaagcacaacaatgcctctacttccttagaaggctttagaagtttggcatgtccccaacaaactTTATCAACTTCTACAAATGTGTCAAAGAAAGAATCTtattgagatgcatcacagcctggtttggtaacagctccatccaagactgcaacaaattgcagagaggtgtggacgtagcccagatcaTCATACTAACCAGCCTCTCTTCCCTTGCTCCATCTACAATTCACACTGGGACTAGTCtcacctcggtcactccctcttctcccctctcccatcaagcaggaaatacagaagtttgaaaatgcacacctccagattcaggaacagtttcttcccaggcaactgaacggtcctcccatCAGCTAAAgtgtagtcctgacctcccatctacctctttggagacttcTGAACTACcttttatcagacttcaatgttatatcgttGCACTAAAAGTTGTggcttttatcctttatctgtgcttgTAGAAGAAAAAATTTAAATCTTCATTTACTTAATTTTGATCGGAATTAAATAAGGTAACAAAAGGGTGTGCGGACGTGGCAATTGGCATTTCgttgaccaggtgcagaagatCATGGGAATTTGGCAAAACAAGTTGCTTGATGGTCTGCTTGAAATATGAGATAGAAAGATGTAAAGATGCCCTTGTattatgtttgacttgtattaaccatctgttgttgaataagattaacataaagAAAAAGTATACTATGACTAACAAAATAATTAATATCCATGTAGTAGATAGTAATAACAGGAAAACATGTAGCCAAGGACGAAGTATATTTTTGCATAGTTGTAGCTAACAAAATAGTTGTTTACTGCACTgtataactgtcggctaattctgctgcAAAGACAGGGAACTGGTGAACAGTTAACtgccgccatctctccatgatatcatgcaataaagccTCTTGAATCGAACCGCCAAGTCTCCGTTTTTCCTTTAATTTTCCTCTGTCAATTTCCTCTACGGtgcttttatcctttatctggatggcttgattgtattcatgtatagttttcAAAAACAAAGCTgtcaaaagcttttgactgtaccttggtacacgttacAATATTAAATGAAAGTACTGATGTCTCAACCCTCAGACCATAGTTTCATAACCTGTTATCTCTGTCTCTAATTAGAACGTTGACCTTATTGAGACAGCACTAAATCAGCACAGGTGATAAAGCAGATATTAAGTACTTTTGAGAACAAAGGAAAAATTGAATTGTCTGAGAATAAACCAAACCTTAAGCAATGTTTCCTCAAATTGGAAGGCATAAAGATGCGATTTCTCAATTTCACAGGGACAAAAAAGGTCACAAAGCCTTCAACATAATGGGAAGAAACATGCTAGAAGTGCACTATATGCCACATCGATAAATGCCTCAAGTATTTTCATTCCATGCATGAAATAGTCATTAGTCTTTTCTGTTTGTAAGTGAAGGGCTGAATGATTATTGGAGTCGCCTTTCCCCACTTTATTGAGCTTTTTCAATTACGCCAATATTGTAATTTGAGAGCAGAGGTAAAATGTAATGAAATTATTAATGGTCATAAAATTTTTAAAAACATCAGAACTGCAACATTTTGAGACTTATTGAGGCTGTTTAATCTGAGACACAGCCTCAACATGTAATTGAAAAGCAAAGTACTTAAAATGCCAGAAATCTAAAGTAGAACAGATAATGCTAGAAATACTCTGCAGGTCTGACTGCATTTATGGAGGATCAGAATTAATGACATAATTTCATGTAAAATTTACCATGAAACAGCTGATTCTGACTGCAGTCATAAATAAAAAACTATCTTGTAGATCAATGCCCAGTGTCTGCCTCTAGGTTTGGTAAGTATGGAGCCACGTGCAACGTGGAATGCTCCACATGCTGCCGTTGCCTTCCCCCTGCTACCTTCATTCTGGTCATTCCGCTGAATTTTACTCCACGTATTTTCCTATATCAAGACATCGACTGCACTGCAGACCATAGATTACTTTAGAAAAGTACTTTAGGAAGTCATCAAAAAcattattaaaattgtctcttttcctCAAATCTACAATGTAACAGAGTGGGTACTATTGATTAATCACTTCTGATATATTGAACTGCTCAGATTAGAAATAACCGTCAGTTTACTCCTGCATTCACCAAAATGGTATAAAACACCACACTGCAAGACCAAatattcaagctaaaactaatgaTCAAATTTATTTACACCATATTTAAATACACAGAAGCAATTATTTAGCAGAtaatttgcaaaacaaagctcgaTTTACATACATCTTTAAGCTTCCTGTATCCAAAATAATAACCTTAAATCAGATTGTTTGATATTTTTAATAAACCTTTCATTAGCGTAATGCAGAGTGTCTCTGCCTGCAAGAGTTCTATCTCAATCAATTGATATGGAACCAATTTTTTGAAACCACGGCCTTTAAAATGTTAAATGTATTTGCATTTTGCTTCCTAAAATAGTATTATTTAGAGATGTATGAAATTCAGTTGAAAACTATACCAATTTTATCATTTAGGCACAAAGTGCTTTTTGTGTTAAATAATTGCTGTGTGGAATGTGAGAACTTCAGGAGCTAAAATATGTTCCTATTCCATCGTTTCTAAGATGAAAATTTCCAAAGCAGCGAATATGGCTTCAGAAAACAAAATGCAAGTGCTCCTGTTTCTCTTCATTCCCAACGATATATTGTAGTGATGTTTAAAACTTGTTATAATCTCCGGATGATTCATTGGGACTCTGCCTTCGCAAATGATACCTCTGCATCTCAGAATTCCTGCAGAGTGGACAGGGGTACATTACGACAAGACTGCAGAAATTTGATCCTTGAGtaacaaaacaaattgctggaacaactcaacgggtcaggcagcattcatggagggaatggaaaggtacCATGTCGTGGTCGGGACCCATCCTTAGATTCAGGAAAATTGCTGCTCATATACATCCTTTATTACTGTAAATAGTGAAAGGGAAACAGTTAATGAAAGTGGATGAAATTATAAGTGAGATGATGTGCAAATGCTTTGGGCAGGAATAGTTGTGCAAACTCATGGAGTGGCAGAATGAGGGGAACTGTGGACTGAAGCCAATTTTTCTGAACATCATCTGTTAATAATATGTAAGACACCCAGTAATTCGGTCCAGAAAGTTGAGCAGTTTGAAcacgaggtagagtgaaaaataACCAGGGAGAAACTGGGATATGAATACAAGGATTAAGAAATCATTGGGTTGAGGTATTTGGAGTCAAGTTTAGGTAAATAAAATTTGTTGCAGGGTAGGATTTTGACAAAAGAATTGTGTAAAATTTGTAGATAACTGGGGATGGAGCGTTGGAGGTAGCAGTCAGTACATGGAGAGTTTAATCTGGTAAATCAGAAAGGTACGAAGAAGAGCTTCTATCATCCTATGATGAAGCAGGAAGGTGATGTTATTTTGGACGATTACGTGGATTGTATAATGACAGACCAGGTACCCAGTCAAAGCTCAATTCGGATAAATGCGATAATGTGAATACACATATTAGGATTCATCACCCAATCAATTAGGAAGGTGGTGGATGAGGGTTGGTATGGATTGCTTCCCTTGAAATCAGAACCGGGTGTCTTTAGCTTTGTGATGATGAACAATAGTAAGCTTtaaaataagtttagtttagtttattgtcacatgtaccgacgtATGGTGATAAGCTTTCATTGCCTGCTAACCaggcagtggaaagacaatgcataacAGCAATGTATTATATCAAGCCAG is from Leucoraja erinacea ecotype New England chromosome 25, Leri_hhj_1, whole genome shotgun sequence and encodes:
- the LOC129709280 gene encoding uncharacterized protein LOC129709280, translated to MVSRWGRGSEPVSELRSLPFARRLAYFDGEFERLRRERRLPASSSARLRALEPLLRRGPSRSPGPRSALAAGALLLLLLLLLLLLPGGLLRAGPAARFLSFCGRALLIQLLPYWDWTLYSNTDCLIRNPYYFVRGLESLQLTDCINVCQKYPTVESVQKVDPKVVLQKYLRQNLPLVITDGAEEWVALRDFTVPFLTRVSEKGSFVYLYFM